The Tachysurus fulvidraco isolate hzauxx_2018 chromosome 26, HZAU_PFXX_2.0, whole genome shotgun sequence genome segment CCCCACAAGTTAAAACCAACCCAATTGCTTGTTGATTTCAGAAACAATCGTCTTTTCCATACTTTACATTAATTGATTTTTACTTCAAGCGTCCCTAAATGAATGTCCGACCGATCACATGACATGCTGAACATCGATAGCGCCAAATCCCATCAAACCCTCTCAAATACTACATGCCattaatgaacacacaccttGTTTATTTCTAGGTTGTCAATGTGAGGCTCATAGACAATAATCTACGAGAGGGGTGGGGGACTGACTTTGCAATTGCTACACATCTTCCTTGACCTGTAAAAGAATTGATGAGTACTACATGATAAGCTGCTggggagaggaaaggagaaatGAACCGTTgtttgagattttatttttaaaaaggacTCAAAATTCTACCTACAGAAAGCGCTATTTATTTGGTACTAAGTGTTTTGCTGGATGGATACAAGGAGTCTTATATATTATccgggtttttttttatgtctgtgcTATTTACAGGTCTTTACAATTTCTTTCCTGAATGTTGTATCAGTTCATAAACTTGCGTAAAAATGTGTAATCATCTTATGTTatggtttttctctctttttttggatGTTGGCATTTGCTTGGCACATTCCGTCCGTATCTGGACGAGCCGTTATTGTTCTATTGCAGCCTATTGATGCAAGCTTGTTTCTGCCAACGCTCAATCAAGAAGAATCCGGCAATAGGGTGGTAGAGTGCAGGAAAACAGTGCCATGTTGTTTCTCGACTGGATACCtgataaagacagaaataaacaaaattaaacgCTGAGTCAGCAGAAGCCTACATATCTCTACGCTATTAAACTGCAAATGCATaatagaaaataacaaaatgcacAGTGGTCAAGGCATCCATTTAGGAATCCCTGCTTCAAGGGGACTCCAACCATCAACAAAATGTGTCCAGTGCATAATGGAGCCACTGAAATTCCTTTGTAGTTTTATGAAGTTACTTATGGGAAAGTGGCGGACATGCAGAGTCCTTAAGCCCATTTTGGTGAGCATATAAGTATGGCAAATAAATCTGGCCTAACTGTTGGAAGAGTGAATTTTTATCTTGTTCCCAAGTTACATAAGACCTAAATATTAGCCACAAGGACGATTAATGTGGgcaaataaatgtacatgatTAAAAACTTAAAATCATTTGGTcgattggttaaaaaaaaaaatcaaatgcatGAATGCTACATTTAACATTAGGTTCCCACTCTGGGCctgaacacaaaataataataaaattgcaTGCTTTCTGCACTAAATCGTGTTCAAACAGGTTACCCATGACAAAAGCTTAGctccaacaccacacacacacagtctaatgcCTTCTGAATAATTAGCTCTGCACTCAACGAGTTTagtttcatatttatatttatctagtGGCACGGCGCACTAGATTAAAAAGCAGGAATCTTTTCCCTACTTTATTATGCTCTGGCAACCTTCATTTGTTCCTGACTGGTGAATAAACTTGTCATGGGATCTTGGCTATAAACGCACATGGGCAAAGTTCAACACATACCCTGAAATTAGTGATGCTACAAGCTGCTGGATGAATATCAGTCAAAGGCTGTCTCTTGGCTCTTTCGTACACAACGAGCAACTTTCCTCTTGAATTCGCCGTGTCGGTCTTCCCTCCACtctttctgaaatatttaaataataaaaactttacgAACCACCGACTCACTGAAATCAGATAGaagtcatgtaaaataaaacagattctaAACTGGGGTGTTCTTGAAGGGAGACTTACTGCTGCATCCACGTTGGCAGGAGAGTCTCCGTTTGGATCAGCTAGCATAGAAATGACACTAATCATGATGGTCTCCACTGTGTGAATGGGAAGCCAACGCTCTTCTGGCTTTTCGTAACCGTACTTGTCTTCCCCCGGCTCGTGCAAAATTGAAATACAAACATCGCCGTTCTTGTCAACTGAAAAGACCAAAAACAGGAAATTAGAAAGCGTTAACTCTGGAGCTGAAGAGATCACATCATGCGGGCTGATCTGCTGTGTAATTAAATGTGTGGTATAAAAAAGTCAGTTAAACTCCAGTGATCTCTTCTTGACACCCGTCCTCTGCTGAATTTATTTTGAGGTAGAAATGACCAGCTAAACCATTTTTTCCCCTATATGGACTTTTTTAATGCTTCATTCACGTGGTCTGCCAACAAAACTTCCGAATGAATGAGAGACGAGGCAAGGAAAAAAGCTATGAAATGCAGCTGACTGTCTCAGTTATAGCATCTCCTTAAGCCATTAGCCTAACGGTGAAGAGCTCCATCATTTAGCATAATTTCCACACTGATTATGCATTCAGCTACAATAAAGATGCAATCAATTACTTGGTCTGGGACACATCCAGACCTTTCCcatttcccacacacacaccccataggTGTCCAATCCTATCCGGAAAAGACTAGCATGGGTGCAGGTTTTGGTGGACTGGCGAG includes the following:
- the ube2g1a gene encoding ubiquitin-conjugating enzyme E2 G1a, whose product is MTEPQSALLLRRQLAELNKNPVEGFSAGLIDDNDLYRWEVLIIGPPDTLYEGGVFKAHLTFPKDYPLRPPKMKFITEIWHPNVDKNGDVCISILHEPGEDKYGYEKPEERWLPIHTVETIMISVISMLADPNGDSPANVDAAKEWREDRHGEFKRKVARCVRKSQETAFD